The DNA window TGGGTCCGCAGCAGCAGCCCGTGGGGACCGGCGCAGTGCAGCTCGGATGCCCTGGCGGCCGCGCTGACCACGACCGTCGTCGGGGACCTCGCTCCGGTGCTGCTGCCGTCCACCACCACGCTGGCCAGTAGCCTCACCAAGCTGGGCCCGGGTCAGCCGACCACCTTCACCGCGCAGGTCACCACCCAGTACGGTGCCCTACCGCAGCTGCCGCAGGGCCAGGTGACGTTCCGTGACGCGGACACCGACGAGGTCCTCGGCACGGTGACGCCGAACGCTGCCGGAGTGGCCACCTTGAACCACACCTTCGATCCGATCGCCCCGGGGCAACCGGACCAGGATCGGCACGTGGTCGCCGAGTATGCGGGCGTTGCCGGCGACGTCGCCACCAGCGCCTCGTCGACGGTTACCGTGACCAACACCGCCGAGGCGACCGTCTTCAACGAGATCAAGTTCGACGCGTTCCGCGCGAACCTCGGTGTGGAAACGTCCGACGAAGTTCCGGTCTCCGTCGTCGCCACGATCAACAAGCCTGCCGGCCCCGTCTCCGATCGCGCGAAGGTGCAACTCTACCGGGACGGCGTGCCTCTGGGCGAGCCCGTGTCCCTGCCGGTGGGCAACGAGCTCGTGTGGAACGACGTCGTCGCACGGGCGCCGCGGACCACGACGCACCGGTACCACGCCGAGTTCGCCGCCTTCACCGACGGTTACCAGCGCTGGGCCGCGGCCTCGTCTCCCGACGTGGTGGTGACCGTCACCGGTAGCGACCCGTCCCTCGACCCGCCGATCACCGGCGGTGCAGCGACCGGCTCCCTCGCCTCGCGAGGCGAACCGAGCCCCGGCTTCGGCAGCTGATCGCGGCGACCCTCCTCCGCCCGAGGCTCGCCCGACGCACCCCACA is part of the Rhodococcus sp. SGAir0479 genome and encodes:
- a CDS encoding Ig-like domain-containing protein yields the protein MLMKKAVPVIAGAALAIAAAAAAAPSAGAETTPITAGKEVTFTCTGVDAGNSAVSPNTFTVTYPEEVAPGEIFTVSLQPGQMRNNTRVINRLTLDYALPTNATVLNLGLAGGESGLGGAARSVVRVNSQTKLTDPAGTVARIWGGASGRFGTSSSINSTGGTTVAANTNFRLPKLNVTLRAPAQPGATVSIGLPGADETHTGDGTAASTDLQWVRSSSPWGPAQCSSDALAAALTTTVVGDLAPVLLPSTTTLASSLTKLGPGQPTTFTAQVTTQYGALPQLPQGQVTFRDADTDEVLGTVTPNAAGVATLNHTFDPIAPGQPDQDRHVVAEYAGVAGDVATSASSTVTVTNTAEATVFNEIKFDAFRANLGVETSDEVPVSVVATINKPAGPVSDRAKVQLYRDGVPLGEPVSLPVGNELVWNDVVARAPRTTTHRYHAEFAAFTDGYQRWAAASSPDVVVTVTGSDPSLDPPITGGAATGSLASRGEPSPGFGS